One genomic region from Leptolyngbyaceae cyanobacterium JSC-12 encodes:
- a CDS encoding hypothetical protein (IMG reference gene:2510094398) — MKIIIELDGKPDSLKTLLLQVSQYVCDPVVKQLGISLDVKNAAVIGRVTIEPESQQDADLQEKAVLFLRSAYLSYETEHPEVWKLCAAANFAMETGLDIRFCKQLMDELLDKTVFYANSTT; from the coding sequence GTGAAGATAATAATTGAACTAGACGGAAAACCCGATTCCTTAAAAACACTCTTGTTACAGGTATCACAGTATGTATGTGACCCGGTTGTAAAACAATTAGGTATATCTCTTGACGTAAAAAATGCTGCGGTTATAGGGCGCGTGACTATCGAGCCAGAATCGCAACAGGATGCAGACTTGCAAGAAAAGGCAGTTCTATTTTTAAGGTCTGCTTATCTCTCTTACGAAACAGAGCACCCTGAAGTCTGGAAGCTCTGTGCGGCTGCTAACTTTGCAATGGAAACCGGGTTGGATATTAGATTCTGTAAACAGCTTATGGATGAACTTCTAGATAAAACCGTTTTTTACGCTAACTCAACGACTTGA
- a CDS encoding hypothetical protein (IMG reference gene:2510094399~PFAM: Predicted metallopeptidase (DUF2201)) translates to MELAKKIECLEEVRQCCISEFSPITELALWAANKIVDEPKYIACTDGRTIYFHNRFFEYSLPQQCFIYVHELNHIALRHAQRSVDFVNSVNDRQLWNYAADIIINEAIKTQKWLQPILGMLTYDSLPGEVKQELPLDKAGLRTEDLFELLKKHRTSNLKNPLEDLITTHEAEELSVEFTEGKEVPPLPEELEVEEMQEILSRMANYGSALGEFFKLLSGDLPKVHTPWQKYLNGFLQKKLAPKYKTFWGRPNRLYTAGIVDVYLPAQQKQQQYDHLIIAVDVSGSCWSDRLLSMFASNIVKIQRIYRCPITLVTFDTEIQDIMQFKAGSNTFAKALKDVKFHGGGGTDFLCLFEEFLQDHNKKIKVKPACMIIATDLYGPFPKSSKIPVLWACNRLLRPDDEFIPPFGQVVELA, encoded by the coding sequence ATGGAGTTAGCGAAGAAAATTGAGTGTTTAGAGGAGGTACGACAATGTTGTATCTCCGAATTTTCCCCTATTACCGAGCTGGCACTTTGGGCAGCTAACAAAATAGTTGACGAACCTAAATATATTGCCTGCACAGATGGGAGAACCATTTATTTCCACAACAGATTTTTTGAGTACTCATTGCCACAGCAGTGTTTTATATACGTGCATGAACTAAACCACATAGCGCTAAGACATGCACAACGGTCTGTAGATTTTGTGAACAGCGTGAATGATAGACAGCTGTGGAACTATGCCGCAGACATCATTATCAACGAAGCCATAAAAACTCAAAAATGGTTACAACCTATTCTTGGAATGTTAACTTATGATTCATTACCAGGTGAAGTCAAACAAGAACTTCCCTTAGATAAAGCTGGGTTACGGACAGAAGATTTGTTTGAACTTTTGAAAAAGCACAGGACTTCTAACCTCAAAAATCCCTTAGAAGATTTGATAACCACTCATGAAGCGGAAGAATTAAGTGTTGAGTTTACTGAAGGTAAGGAAGTTCCTCCTCTACCAGAGGAGCTAGAGGTTGAAGAAATGCAAGAAATTCTTAGCCGAATGGCTAACTATGGATCTGCGCTCGGTGAATTCTTCAAACTACTAAGTGGAGACTTACCCAAAGTTCACACACCCTGGCAGAAGTATCTAAATGGTTTCTTGCAGAAAAAATTAGCCCCGAAATATAAAACATTTTGGGGACGCCCAAATAGGTTGTATACAGCAGGCATTGTTGATGTTTATCTACCTGCTCAACAAAAACAGCAACAATACGATCACCTTATCATCGCTGTAGATGTTTCTGGAAGTTGTTGGTCAGATAGACTTTTGTCAATGTTTGCCTCAAACATTGTTAAAATCCAAAGAATTTATAGATGCCCGATAACGTTAGTAACTTTCGACACTGAAATTCAAGACATTATGCAATTTAAGGCTGGTTCCAACACTTTTGCCAAAGCCTTAAAGGACGTTAAATTTCATGGAGGAGGTGGAACCGATTTTCTTTGCCTTTTTGAAGAGTTCTTACAAGACCATAACAAGAAGATTAAGGTTAAACCCGCTTGTATGATTATTGCAACGGACTTGTACGGACCTTTTCCAAAATCCTCTAAAATTCCCGTCTTGTGGGCATGTAATAGATTATTACGACCAGACGATGAATTTATTCCACCTTTTGGTCAAGTCGTTGAGTTAGCGTAA
- a CDS encoding hypothetical protein (IMG reference gene:2510094400), giving the protein MTIVNTVSLSVDQAIQAAIKVMSAGYAVYFHGKPGIGKTESFRDLAESQGFGFEAVYLGQKQAGDAAGLPMIDREKGVTLWTLPDFIASIPDDRIHILLFDELSAATPDVQVCAYQILQDRKLRDYELPDNVWLAGAGNRPEDGAIAYEMGTALADRLCHFNVKADIVSTLNYAERKGWHPDVIAFLRAKPRYLDEEYVDSDYGGSGSRNDEHLITPSPRSWNRVSNVLYKYGDDPSVLEHIVPGWLGIMAAHSFRVFRKRLNNLNPIEDYFEFSNDSEKLRTIAPDTTDALYGLLYNVVYRANNSESILAAAKIINAVCSVESIPYRNEVKTVGYELLMKKLVNDEQAQQELLFGKFKQEYMKHFAPYISKASAMRRNLLGGA; this is encoded by the coding sequence ATGACAATTGTAAATACCGTATCGTTAAGTGTTGACCAAGCAATCCAAGCAGCAATTAAAGTAATGTCTGCTGGGTATGCGGTTTACTTTCACGGTAAGCCTGGAATTGGTAAAACAGAATCGTTCCGAGACTTAGCTGAATCACAAGGTTTTGGATTTGAAGCTGTATACCTTGGACAAAAACAGGCAGGTGACGCAGCTGGGTTACCAATGATTGATCGGGAAAAAGGTGTAACGCTGTGGACCCTACCCGATTTTATTGCTTCTATCCCAGATGACCGTATCCACATATTGCTGTTTGATGAGTTATCTGCTGCAACTCCTGATGTGCAGGTATGTGCATACCAAATTTTACAAGACCGAAAACTCCGAGACTACGAACTGCCGGATAACGTCTGGTTAGCTGGAGCAGGTAATCGACCAGAAGATGGAGCGATCGCTTACGAAATGGGAACAGCGCTGGCTGACCGTCTATGTCATTTTAATGTCAAGGCTGACATTGTTAGCACGTTAAATTATGCAGAACGTAAGGGGTGGCACCCAGATGTGATTGCATTTCTACGAGCTAAACCACGTTATCTAGACGAAGAATATGTGGATAGTGACTATGGCGGCAGCGGTTCTAGAAATGATGAGCATCTGATTACACCCAGCCCCCGGTCTTGGAATCGAGTTTCAAACGTACTTTACAAGTATGGAGATGATCCATCTGTGTTAGAGCATATTGTTCCAGGGTGGTTAGGTATTATGGCAGCACATTCGTTTCGAGTGTTTCGAAAACGATTAAATAACCTTAATCCGATTGAAGACTACTTCGAGTTTTCAAATGACTCAGAAAAATTGAGAACGATCGCACCTGACACAACAGATGCGCTGTATGGGTTACTTTACAACGTAGTTTACAGAGCAAACAATAGTGAAAGCATCTTAGCTGCAGCCAAAATTATTAACGCAGTTTGTTCAGTAGAAAGCATCCCTTACCGTAATGAAGTAAAAACCGTAGGGTATGAGCTACTCATGAAAAAGTTAGTAAATGATGAACAGGCGCAACAAGAATTGCTATTTGGAAAGTTCAAACAGGAGTATATGAAACACTTTGCTCCGTACATTTCGAAAGCAAGCGCGATGCGACGTAACTTACTAGGGGGTGCTTGA
- a CDS encoding family 3 adenylate cyclase (IMG reference gene:2510094401~PFAM: Adenylate and Guanylate cyclase catalytic domain; FHA domain), which produces MAYLLVQSSRKMLDDKTEWTIGRTTANDIQLPDQLVSRTHAKLFWQADHLYLIDLGSRNGTFVNGRRVSKQVSLRHQDTIEIGTSRLQVCLEEVSETQTVSQEPPTEVNILERLTTILVVDIRGYCELSQKIPAYQLAGFISDWSMRCGLTAERYGAFSHKSIGDSVMATWVHNNKAVPDLLNVIHCMLDCASITKDLALHHGMEHKVLIGSGINTGRAMVGNNGSGGIQDFSPLGDAVNAAFRYEGATRQVGCDLLIGSSTADQVPFIKRLQKHQLVIKGYNDPHILYGSSYEELRGLINSFI; this is translated from the coding sequence ATGGCTTATTTACTTGTACAATCAAGCCGTAAAATGCTTGATGACAAAACTGAATGGACTATTGGTAGAACCACTGCCAATGACATTCAACTACCGGATCAATTAGTGTCTCGAACACACGCTAAACTGTTTTGGCAAGCGGACCATTTGTATTTAATTGATTTAGGAAGCAGAAATGGGACATTCGTAAATGGACGGAGAGTGTCAAAACAAGTATCTTTACGTCACCAGGATACAATCGAAATAGGTACCTCAAGGTTGCAGGTTTGTTTAGAAGAGGTGAGTGAAACACAAACAGTTTCACAAGAACCTCCAACGGAGGTTAACATTTTAGAAAGATTAACAACGATCCTAGTTGTTGACATTCGTGGTTATTGCGAGTTATCTCAAAAGATACCTGCCTATCAATTAGCAGGCTTTATTTCTGACTGGTCGATGCGTTGCGGATTGACAGCGGAAAGATACGGAGCTTTTTCCCACAAATCTATCGGAGACTCCGTGATGGCTACTTGGGTTCACAACAATAAAGCTGTCCCTGATCTATTAAATGTAATCCACTGCATGTTAGATTGTGCATCAATTACAAAAGACCTGGCTTTGCACCACGGAATGGAGCATAAAGTATTGATCGGCTCTGGTATCAATACTGGTAGAGCAATGGTTGGAAACAACGGGAGTGGTGGCATTCAAGATTTTAGTCCGCTAGGGGATGCAGTAAACGCTGCATTTCGATACGAAGGTGCCACTCGCCAGGTCGGGTGCGACTTGCTAATAGGTTCTAGCACCGCTGACCAAGTACCATTTATCAAACGACTGCAAAAACACCAGCTAGTTATTAAAGGATATAACGATCCACATATCCTATATGGGTCTTCTTACGAAGAATTGCGTGGGTTGATTAACTCCTTCATATAA
- a CDS encoding hypothetical protein (IMG reference gene:2510094402), which translates to MFELTQSKPIFAEPKLSLETLEESVFGVCHSLKDLWFHKDYAFSYLLIQVIKFPRTTLIAEANSNYAHVQFQLKKWCGKRAKPIQKLTNID; encoded by the coding sequence ATGTTTGAGTTAACTCAGTCAAAACCAATCTTTGCCGAACCAAAGCTGTCTTTAGAGACTTTGGAAGAGTCCGTATTTGGAGTTTGTCATTCACTCAAAGATTTATGGTTTCATAAAGATTATGCTTTTTCTTATTTGCTCATTCAAGTAATTAAATTTCCTAGAACCACGTTAATAGCAGAGGCTAACTCGAATTATGCTCATGTTCAATTTCAGCTAAAAAAATGGTGTGGAAAAAGAGCAAAACCAATTCAAAAACTTACAAACATTGACTAG